TTCTTTATCCAATTCCTTATCGATGAAGCTTGAGTTCTTTATCCATAGACAGTAATTCGTTCCTTTATGCCTTGATAGTGAACTTCATCTATCTTGACCTTtatctctgttttttttttcaacaaacaCATTGATCCATCAAACATATTCAGCTCCTAACAATTCTCATCACGCGTCAATTTGTCAATTTCGCGGCCCCAATTGAAAACTATTTCATCTCaaattccccaaaaaaaaaaaaaaaagccagccTGTGGTTGTTCGTTTTCTTATCAATTCCCTTCTGTACCATTTTGCCTTCAAACATTTCATTCACTAGCATCAGAAGTTCACCCGAACGTCAAGGTCATCAAGTCCAAAGGAGCGAAGACATTGTTAAGGGGAAGATTGGGTGTGAATTAGGATCCCAAATTGGAAAGCTCCATTAAGCAAtgatctctatttttttttttgtcattcctactctattcctactctacactctcGGACTTTTCCATTAATCAGCCGCCCacaaacttacgcgtccccactcCATCCCCCGAGAAGGTGGGATTTAaactcacctcccccttccatattggaagggtggccacttgGGTGAATCCCAGTGGTTCAATGATCTCTAATTAAGTTGCTAGGTTTTTATTGTCcactttttcattaaaatttataagCAATCCACGCTGCATTGCATTTGAAGCATATTCAGGAATTAACTTTTGTTAATCTCATGTGACTCATTTAGGAGTTGACATGACAATCCTCAAGCCAAGCCGGCATATCACGACCCATTTTGCCGTCGTCGCGTACCGCCGCTGCATTGACAACGAGCTTAGAAGACTTGTcgtgatctatttatttatttatggtcGGGATCtgcttttctattttgattcgctttttttttttttttttcattttgtacgTCATTAAAATGGAATGAGACAATCGCAATTCATCACATGGAGTCTTCCAAGCTCGTTGTCAATGCAAAGTTAGATGAGATTGGACATTTATGCTTTCGGTAACTGTTAAGATCAAAATTACAAAGAACCATCACCTAAACGGCCTGCATCATCTCTAAGTGCAACCATAACTGGGAATTTGTTGTTTTCAAAAGAACGAAATATCTAAAAAGTAAGTGGAAATGTGTTACGCCATTCATTCTTTACATGCTACTTATCCCCTAGCTTTTTTATATCTGTCAAGAGATCACATAATATTCGATTTCTCTAGAGAGCGTTTCCGTGATTTGTTGCTTTTCCATCTCAATTCGCTCTTAAACGCCGGGATAGGGCTAAACCCCAACCCAATCAGCCTCCCAAACTCGCCGCCGACCCCGCGACGGCGAGGGCCAACCTTCGACCACGGTCGagaaaactctctctcttctctttctctctctctctatcgacCATTGAGATTCGACCCACCACAGCGGCAGCCGCCAAGCTCCCAACTTGGCCCCTACCCTCGTCCCCATCCGAGCTCCAACGGCGGCCCTCCCTCTCTTCAATGTCTAGACGGAGGCGGCGGGGTCGCACCAGCTTCGCTCCTCAATGACCCTCTCTCTCAAAGCTTCAAGAGCTTTGGCCACCGCCCTCCCCGCTCCGCGCCCCCGCCGTCTCGACTTACGGCCGCCGTTCCCGCTCCGCTTCTCTTCCCAAAGCTGCCTGCCGTCGGTTCCCGAGGAGCCCAGTTCGGTTTCCGAATCCCTGTACCGGGACTTGGTGTTGACCACGGTCGCCAGGAGGCCCCGGGCTTTCGCGAGCAAGAAGTGGGTGTCTGATGAGTTTCGAGAGCTGGTTGTGAACCCCGGGTTGCTCGCCCGCGTCCTCAGCTCGATTCGGGCGGAACCCAGGATCGCTTTGCGCGTGTTCAGATGGGTCGAGATGCAGGACGGGTTCGTCCGGTCCGAGCTCTCGTTCTGTGCGGTTCTTGAGATTTTGGCGGAGAACAATTTGATGCGGTCGGCGTACTGGGTCGTGGATAAGGCGGTGAGTCTCGATATGAATGGGATGCTCGACGTTTTGGTCAGCGGGGGAGTGCGGTTCGAGGTGTTGGGGAAGGTTCTGGATGTGCTGCTCTGGGTCTACACCAAGAAGTCGATGATTGGGCATTGCCTATCGACCTTCGATGAAATGTTGGGGAAAGGGATCTTGCCGGACGTGAAGAACTGTAATAGGATTCTCCGGATTCTTAGAGATAAGAAGTTAGTAGTTAAAGCTCGAGTGGTCTATAGGATGATGGAGGAGTTTGGGATAAAGCCGACCATCGTCACGTATAATACTTTGTTGGATTCGTATTGCAAGGAAGGAGAAATGCAGCAGGCGCTGGAGCTCCTGGCAGAGATGCATAAGAGAGAGTGCTTCCCGAATGATGTTACTTACAATGTGCTGATAAATGGGTTGTCCAAGAATGGGGAGCTAGATCAGGCCAAGGGACTGATTGAGAAGATGCTGAAGTTAGGATTAGAGGTCTCGCCACACACTTATAATCCTTTAATTTCTGGGTACTGCAGGAGGGGATTTCTTGTTGAGGCTCTGGCTATTGAGGAGGAGATGGAAGTTAGAGGGGCATCTCCTACAGTGCCGACTTACAATGCCGTGATGTATGGTCTCTGTAAATGTGGGAAGATGGTTGATGCTAGACGGCTATTCACAGAGATGGTCAAGAGGAATCTGCATCCGGACGTGGTTTCTTACAACACTCTTATATATGGGTATTGTAGATTGGGGAATATGAAAGAGGCCTTGCTCTTGTTTGAGGAGCTACAACATCATGATGCTGTTCCTAATACC
This Eucalyptus grandis isolate ANBG69807.140 chromosome 7, ASM1654582v1, whole genome shotgun sequence DNA region includes the following protein-coding sequences:
- the LOC104452816 gene encoding pentatricopeptide repeat-containing protein At1g22960, mitochondrial gives rise to the protein MTLSLKASRALATALPAPRPRRLDLRPPFPLRFSSQSCLPSVPEEPSSVSESLYRDLVLTTVARRPRAFASKKWVSDEFRELVVNPGLLARVLSSIRAEPRIALRVFRWVEMQDGFVRSELSFCAVLEILAENNLMRSAYWVVDKAVSLDMNGMLDVLVSGGVRFEVLGKVLDVLLWVYTKKSMIGHCLSTFDEMLGKGILPDVKNCNRILRILRDKKLVVKARVVYRMMEEFGIKPTIVTYNTLLDSYCKEGEMQQALELLAEMHKRECFPNDVTYNVLINGLSKNGELDQAKGLIEKMLKLGLEVSPHTYNPLISGYCRRGFLVEALAIEEEMEVRGASPTVPTYNAVMYGLCKCGKMVDARRLFTEMVKRNLHPDVVSYNTLIYGYCRLGNMKEALLLFEELQHHDAVPNTITYNTLIDGACRNGDLELAQHLKDEMINRGVHPDVYTYTILANGSCKLGDLCLAESFFNEMLCKGLEPDRISYSTHIVSQLKLGGPGKVFGLQEEMRAKGFPPDLITYNIFVHGLAKLGNLEEACDLLQNMVRNGIMPDHVTYTSIIHAFAEMGQLRKARELFYEMRSKGLAPSVVTYTVLIHAHAGEGRLEMAVTYFLEMQEKNITPNVITYNALINGFCRVRKIGRAYEIFALMEMRGIIPNKYSYTILINENCNRGNWQETLRLYIEMLSRDVQPDFVTHSALMKHLNQDCNLHAVQLLEDLITDSEEFAYAMT